In the Anastrepha obliqua isolate idAnaObli1 chromosome 1, idAnaObli1_1.0, whole genome shotgun sequence genome, one interval contains:
- the LOC129236274 gene encoding mitochondrial pyruvate carrier 2-like: MSGKVGLLSRLYNGIIGTADKFVPSPMRPLWEHPAGPKTIFFWAPLGKWALVIAGLGDINRPVHLLSINQCAVLATTGLIWSRYSLVIIPKNWSLFSVNVFVALTQMYQIARAVQYQQSLKNKSD; the protein is encoded by the exons ATGAGTGGAAAAGTCGGACTCCTTTCACGCCTATACAATGGCATAATTGGGACAGCTGACAAATTTGTACCAAGCCCTATGCGTCCTTTGTGGGAGCATCCAGCAg GTCCAAAAACGATATTCTTCTGGGCACCATTAGGCAAATGG GCACTCGTTATAGCTGGCCTTGGTGATATAAATCGTCCAGTGCATTTATTGTCGATTAATCAATGCGCGGTCTTAGCCACAACTGGTTTAATTTGGTCTCGATACTCATTGGTTATTATTCCCAAAAATTGGTCACTTTTTTCGGTAAATGTTTTTGTCGCACTCACCCAAATGTATCAAATAGCACGCGCAGTACAATACCAACagagcttaaaaaataaatctgattaA
- the LOC129236470 gene encoding importin subunit alpha-3, producing the protein MTSLEPNVNRLQNFKNKGKDQDEMRRRRNEVTVELRKNKREETILKRRNVPNMDSNTDEDDQLPNTINLKKLAEAAADSSKPEQQLAAVQAARKLLSSDKNPPINDLIKSDILPILVDCLKQHDHTMLQFEAAWALTNIASGTSDQTNQVVAAGAVPLFLQLLSSPAPNVCEQAVWALGNIIGDGPELRDYVIKHGVVQPLLSFIKPDIPISFLRNVTWVIVNLCRNKDPPPPAATIHDILPALNVLIHHTDTNILVDTVWAISYLTDGGNDQIQMVIESGVVPKLIPLLGHAEVKVQTAALRAVGNIVTGSDEQTQVVLNYDALSYFPALLSHQKEKIRKEAVWFLSNITAGNQSQVQAVINVGLLPKIIENLSKGEFQTQKEAAWAISNLTISGNRDQVFTLIKEGVIPPFCDLLSCQDTQVINVVLDGLNNMLKMADNHVQEVANLIEECDGLEKIEKLQNHENVEIYKLAYEIIEQYFSDEPEQASLAPTNDGTQFQFDPNADSKLPMNSFNFLN; encoded by the exons atgacATCGCTGGAACCGAACGTGAATCGCCTGCAgaactttaaaaataagggcaagGATCAAGAT GAGATGCGCCGTCGCAGAAATGAAGTTACAGTGGAGCTGCGCAAAAACAAACGTGAAGAGACGATCCTGAAGCGTCGCAATGTCCCCAATATGGATTCGAATACAGATGAGGATGACCAGCTGCCGAATACAATCAACCTGAAGAAACTGGCCGAGGCGGCTGCTGATTCATCGAAACCGGAACAACAATTGGCTGCAGTGCAGGCTGCACGTAAGCTGCTCTCCTCGGATAAGAATCCACCAATCAACGACCTCATAAAGAGTGACATTCTGCCAATTTTGGTAGATTGTCTAAAACAACATGATCACACAAtgctacagtttgaagccgccTGGGCATTGACCAACATTGCATCGGGAACTTCAGATCAAACCAATCAG gTCGTCGCTGCCGGCGCAGTGCCGCTCTTCCTGCAGTTGCTCTCTTCGCCCGCACCCAATGTTTGCGAGCAGGCAGTTTGGGCTTTGGGTAACATCATCGGCGACGGACCGGAGTTGCGTGATTACGTCATCAAACATGGCGTTGTGCAGCCGCTGCTATCGTTCATTAAGCCCGACATACCAATTTCATTTTTGCGCAATGTCACATGGGTAATTGTGAATTTATGCCGTAATAAGGATCCACCACCACCAGCCGCCACCATACACGACATCCTGCCCGCACTCAATGTGCTCATCCATCATACGGATACCAATATATTGGTTGATACTGTTTGGGCCATCAGTTACCTAACCGATGGTGGTAATGATCAAATTCAAATGGTGATTGAAAGTGGTGTCGTACCCAAGCTGATACCATTGCTAGGACATGCTGAAGTTAAGGTGCAAACGGCAGCTTTGCGTGCTGTCGGTAACATTGTAACTGGCTCGGATGAGCAAACACAGGTGGTGCTCAACTACGACGCGTTGTCGTATTTCCCAGCATTGTTGTCGCACCAAAAGGAGAAAATCCGCAAGGAGGCTGTCTGGTTCCTCTCCAACATTACGGCCGGTAATCAGTCGCAAGTGCAGGCGGTCATCAATGTCGGTTTGCTGCCGAAAATCATTGAGAATTTAAGTAAAGGTGAATTCCAGACACAGAAGGAGGCCGCCTGGGCAATCAGTAATCTGACTATTAGCGGTAATCGCGATCAGGTGTTCACATTAATCAAGGAGGGGGTCATACCGCCCTTCTGTGATTTGCTCTCCTGCCAGGACACACAAGTTATCAAT GTTGTGCTTGACGGACTCAACAATATGCTCAAAATGGCTGATAATCACGTACAGGAGGTTGCTAATTTAATTGAGGAATGTGATGGCTTGGAGAAAATTGAAAAGCTACAAAATCACGAAAATGTTGAGATTTACAAGCTGGCATACGAAATCATTGAGCAATATTTCTCCGATGAG CCGGAACAAGCCAGCCTCGCCCCCACCAACGATGGCACCCAATTCCAATTTGATCCGAACGCTGATAGCAAATTACCAATGAAttcttttaactttttgaaTTAG